A window from Chitinophaga filiformis encodes these proteins:
- a CDS encoding ParA family protein codes for MARVIAIANQKGGVGKTTSAINLASSLAVLEYKTLLVDADPQANSTTGLGFDLRNIQQSLYDCMVNDGQAKDVILESDTPNLKVLPSHIDLVGAELELINHPNREQVMKQVIDAVKDDYDFVIVDCSPSLGLITVNALVASDSVIIPVQCEFFALEGLGKLLNTIKIVQSRLNTNLAIEGILMTMYDGRLRLSNQVVDEVKQHFEESVFNTIIHRNTKLGEAPSFGKSVIMYDAASTGAINYLNLAKEILQKNNFTRINLEDKILAINNEQSE; via the coding sequence ATGGCAAGAGTAATTGCAATCGCTAATCAGAAAGGTGGGGTAGGAAAAACTACCAGTGCTATTAACCTGGCAAGCAGCCTGGCTGTACTGGAGTATAAAACATTGCTGGTAGATGCGGATCCGCAGGCTAACAGTACCACCGGTTTAGGTTTTGACCTGCGTAATATACAGCAGAGCTTATATGACTGTATGGTTAATGACGGGCAGGCCAAAGATGTGATCCTGGAATCAGATACACCCAATCTGAAAGTGCTGCCATCCCATATTGATCTGGTAGGTGCAGAGCTGGAGCTTATCAACCATCCCAACAGGGAGCAGGTGATGAAGCAGGTGATAGATGCTGTAAAGGATGATTATGATTTTGTTATAGTAGACTGCTCCCCTTCCCTGGGCCTGATCACGGTAAATGCCCTGGTGGCGTCTGACTCTGTGATCATTCCTGTACAGTGTGAGTTTTTTGCACTGGAAGGTCTTGGTAAGTTGTTAAATACAATTAAGATCGTTCAGAGCCGTTTAAATACCAACCTGGCCATAGAGGGCATCCTGATGACCATGTACGACGGCCGTCTGCGCCTGAGCAACCAGGTGGTGGATGAAGTGAAACAACACTTTGAGGAAAGCGTATTCAACACGATCATTCACCGTAATACCAAATTGGGTGAGGCGCCCAGCTTCGGTAAGTCAGTGATCATGTATGATGCCGCCAGCACCGGTGCGATCAACTATCTCAACCTGGCCAAAGAAATTCTGCAAAAGAATA
- a CDS encoding metal-dependent hydrolase gives MNFTYYGHSSFAVEIKGKKIVFDPFITHNELAKAVDINKIEADYIFCSHGHADHVADLVALAKRTNATVVGAFELTEWAGRQGLEKVHPMNTGGKWQFDFGTVKCVVAHHSSGLPDGSYGGNPLGFVFTTDEGNFYFAGDTALTLDMQLIPRYAKLDFAILPIGDNFTMGADDAIVAAGFVDCKRIIGVHYDTFGYIKIDKEKTQQQFSAAGLELLLPAIGSSINL, from the coding sequence ATGAATTTCACCTATTACGGACATTCCAGTTTTGCGGTTGAAATCAAGGGGAAGAAGATTGTTTTTGACCCTTTCATTACACACAATGAACTGGCTAAGGCGGTAGATATCAACAAGATAGAGGCTGATTATATATTCTGTTCACACGGTCATGCGGACCATGTTGCCGACCTGGTGGCACTGGCGAAACGTACAAATGCAACTGTTGTGGGTGCTTTTGAACTGACCGAATGGGCAGGCAGGCAGGGCCTGGAGAAAGTACACCCAATGAATACGGGCGGCAAATGGCAATTTGACTTTGGCACAGTGAAATGTGTGGTAGCACATCATTCGAGTGGTTTGCCGGACGGTTCCTACGGAGGCAATCCCCTGGGCTTTGTGTTCACGACAGATGAGGGGAATTTTTATTTTGCAGGGGATACAGCGCTGACCCTGGACATGCAGCTGATACCCAGGTATGCTAAACTGGATTTTGCAATTTTACCAATAGGAGATAATTTCACCATGGGAGCTGACGATGCGATTGTAGCGGCAGGATTCGTTGATTGTAAACGCATTATCGGCGTACACTACGACACCTTTGGGTATATCAAGATAGATAAGGAGAAAACGCAGCAACAGTTTTCAGCCGCAGGGCTGGAATTATTGCTGCCGGCAATAGGAAGCAGTATCAATCTATAG
- a CDS encoding metallophosphoesterase, protein MRSGLNTIVLLVILLLLDLYVFMAIKAIFNGSSARVRSIVFGGYWVISALVILTIALLPYLNWQEWPVNARSYVLTIIFGLVFAKVLAAVFLLLDDARRGIQWIISRFSSGGGDEVAVNAITRSKFLSQMALILGGGMFATLVYGLSNKYNYRVHKMKLAFKNLPPAFKGLRIVQISDIHSGSLTNKEAVEKGVALINAQNADIVLFTGDLVNDRATEMDNLMDVFSRVKAPMGVYSTLGNHDYGDYYAWPDRDANGFSAMRHENLERLKAVHGELGWKLLMNEHVTLERGGQQIGLLGIENWSAMSRFPKYGDMKKAYAGAAHLPFKILMSHDPTHWDAQVRTEYPDIDLMLAGHTHGMQFGVEIPGFKWSPARFIYKEWAGLYKEGDQRLYVNRGFGFLGYPGRVGILPEITVIELV, encoded by the coding sequence ATGCGCTCAGGATTAAACACGATAGTACTGTTAGTCATACTATTACTACTCGATCTTTATGTTTTTATGGCCATTAAGGCCATTTTTAATGGTTCATCGGCAAGAGTGCGTAGTATCGTATTCGGTGGCTACTGGGTGATATCGGCCCTGGTAATATTGACTATCGCCCTCTTACCCTACCTCAACTGGCAGGAATGGCCTGTCAATGCCCGCTCGTATGTACTGACTATCATATTCGGACTGGTATTCGCGAAAGTATTGGCGGCGGTATTCCTTTTACTCGACGATGCGCGTCGTGGTATTCAGTGGATTATCAGCCGTTTTTCTTCCGGCGGAGGGGATGAAGTGGCTGTAAATGCCATCACCCGGTCAAAATTTCTTTCCCAGATGGCCTTAATACTGGGCGGCGGTATGTTTGCCACCCTGGTATACGGCCTGTCCAATAAATACAATTACCGGGTCCATAAAATGAAACTGGCCTTTAAGAACCTGCCCCCGGCCTTTAAAGGACTCCGTATTGTACAGATATCTGATATTCACTCCGGTAGCCTGACCAACAAAGAGGCAGTAGAAAAAGGAGTGGCGCTCATTAATGCGCAAAACGCTGACATTGTGTTGTTTACAGGCGACCTGGTGAACGACCGTGCCACGGAAATGGATAACCTGATGGACGTTTTCAGCCGGGTAAAAGCCCCCATGGGCGTTTATTCGACCCTGGGCAACCATGATTACGGCGACTATTACGCCTGGCCCGACAGGGATGCCAACGGTTTCAGCGCCATGCGGCACGAAAACCTGGAGCGGCTCAAGGCGGTGCATGGCGAGCTGGGTTGGAAACTGCTGATGAATGAACATGTTACCCTGGAGCGTGGCGGACAACAGATCGGTTTACTGGGTATTGAGAACTGGAGTGCTATGAGCCGTTTTCCGAAATACGGCGACATGAAAAAGGCATACGCCGGCGCCGCACACCTGCCATTCAAGATCCTGATGTCTCATGACCCTACCCACTGGGATGCCCAGGTCAGGACAGAGTACCCCGATATAGACCTGATGCTGGCCGGCCATACCCATGGTATGCAGTTCGGAGTGGAGATCCCCGGTTTCAAATGGAGTCCCGCACGGTTTATCTATAAAGAATGGGCAGGGCTTTATAAAGAGGGAGATCAGCGTCTGTATGTGAACAGAGGCTTCGGCTTCCTGGGCTACCCGGGCCGCGTAGGTATCCTGCCGGAAATTACCGTGATAGAGCTGGTATAG
- a CDS encoding porin family protein, translating into MKKLFLAIAVLSVTAVSTANAQTKFLRFGLKGGANLGKLDGQGYKDGFNLGYHLGGFTQVNLTKGFGVQGELIFSSSTVKTTSNFGEVVDPENLNDPANNNKKIKLNYLSIPLLANISLGSPRVKLQVGPQFSALVSDKNVFKGANDAFKGGDVSGVAGLWLQLPIINISARYIIGFTDVKGINTVTDRGNWKNQSIQLGVGVTL; encoded by the coding sequence ATGAAAAAACTGTTTCTCGCGATCGCAGTACTCAGCGTAACTGCCGTTTCTACCGCAAATGCCCAGACCAAATTTTTACGATTCGGTCTCAAAGGAGGTGCTAATCTGGGTAAACTGGACGGTCAGGGTTACAAAGATGGCTTCAATCTGGGGTATCACCTGGGTGGTTTTACACAGGTTAACCTGACAAAAGGTTTCGGTGTACAAGGTGAATTGATCTTTTCTTCCAGCACAGTAAAAACTACAAGCAATTTTGGCGAAGTCGTTGATCCTGAAAATCTGAATGACCCTGCCAACAACAACAAAAAGATAAAACTCAACTACCTGAGCATTCCGCTGCTGGCGAATATCTCTTTGGGTAGCCCGCGTGTTAAACTGCAGGTAGGTCCTCAGTTCAGCGCCCTGGTGAGCGACAAGAACGTATTCAAAGGTGCCAACGATGCCTTTAAAGGCGGTGATGTATCTGGCGTGGCCGGTTTATGGCTGCAGCTGCCCATCATCAACATCAGTGCACGTTACATCATTGGTTTCACCGACGTGAAAGGTATCAATACCGTTACCGACAGAGGCAACTGGAAAAACCAGAGCATCCAGCTGGGTGTAGGTGTAACTTTGTAA
- the lon gene encoding endopeptidase La, translating into MNRFYFANSEEEMEFMPIIPLNEENDGLEDEKIPDELALLPLRNTVLFPGVVLPITVGRDKSIKAVNDAYKADKLIGVVAQKDSTIEDPNLVDLADVGTVARIVKLIKMPDGGTTIIIQGRKRFKISEIVAEDPYFKARIELLQDEIVTDDPEFDAYISSIKDLAGQIIQLSPNLPSEASIILKNIENESFLVHFVSSNLNCDLKDKQQLLEINNLRTRAELLLKLLQVELQLAELKNKITNKTKADLDKQQREYFLQQQLKSIKEELGGDANDREVKELQRKAEKKQWTEAAAELFRKGIEKLERMHPSTPDYSVVYNHLDLMLDLPWKEYTEDSYDLKKAKKILDNDHYGMDKIKERILEYLAVLKLKGDMKSPILCFVGPPGIGKTSLGRSIASAIGRKYVRLSLGGLHDESEIRGHRKTYIGAMPGRVLQSIRKVKTSNPVMILDEIDKIGNDHRGDPSSAMLEVLDPEQNGTFYDNYLELEYDLSKVLFIATANNINAISPALRDRLEIIDLSGYSIEEKVEIAKRHLIPKQKDAHGLKTLKMRISNNIIERVIQDYTRESGVRELDRQFASIMRSIAKDVALEEEIPESLTEEHIEKILGKSRYSNEIYKVGNPAGVAVGLAWTYVGGDILFIETSLSEGKGELRLTGNLGNVMKESVSTALSYLHAHAKEFKIDPKLFTQRNVHVHVPEGAVPKDGPSAGITMLTALTSAFTGRKVKSYLAMTGEITLRGQVLPVGGIKEKILAAKRAGIKEIILCWQNEKDIKEINPDYIKGLKFHFVKEMNQVIDIALLKK; encoded by the coding sequence ATGAATAGATTCTATTTTGCAAACTCGGAAGAAGAGATGGAGTTCATGCCGATTATCCCTTTGAATGAAGAGAATGATGGCCTGGAGGACGAGAAAATACCTGATGAACTGGCATTATTGCCACTAAGAAATACTGTACTTTTCCCTGGGGTGGTACTGCCAATTACTGTTGGCAGAGACAAATCCATTAAGGCAGTGAATGATGCCTATAAGGCAGATAAGCTGATAGGGGTGGTAGCACAAAAAGACAGTACAATAGAAGATCCCAACCTGGTGGATCTTGCCGACGTGGGGACTGTAGCCCGCATCGTTAAACTGATAAAAATGCCGGATGGTGGCACCACCATCATTATACAGGGTCGCAAACGTTTTAAGATCAGTGAAATAGTGGCGGAAGATCCATATTTCAAAGCGCGCATTGAATTACTGCAGGATGAAATAGTGACAGACGATCCGGAATTTGACGCCTACATTTCTTCCATTAAGGATCTGGCAGGACAGATCATCCAGTTATCGCCCAACCTGCCATCCGAAGCCAGCATCATCCTGAAGAATATTGAAAATGAATCTTTCCTGGTACACTTCGTTTCTTCCAATCTGAACTGTGACCTGAAAGATAAACAGCAACTGCTCGAGATCAATAACCTGCGCACCCGCGCGGAATTGCTCCTGAAATTATTGCAGGTGGAACTGCAGCTGGCAGAACTGAAAAATAAGATCACCAATAAAACCAAGGCGGATCTTGACAAGCAACAAAGGGAATACTTCCTCCAGCAACAGCTTAAGTCCATCAAGGAAGAGCTGGGAGGAGACGCCAATGACCGCGAAGTCAAGGAATTGCAGCGCAAGGCAGAAAAGAAACAGTGGACAGAAGCTGCTGCAGAACTGTTCCGCAAGGGCATAGAAAAGCTGGAGCGTATGCATCCCAGCACGCCGGATTATTCTGTGGTGTACAATCACCTGGACCTGATGCTGGACCTGCCCTGGAAAGAATATACAGAAGACAGCTATGACCTGAAAAAGGCGAAAAAGATCCTGGACAATGACCACTATGGTATGGACAAGATCAAGGAACGTATTCTCGAATACCTGGCCGTTCTCAAACTGAAAGGGGACATGAAGTCTCCGATCCTTTGCTTCGTAGGTCCTCCCGGTATTGGTAAAACGTCCCTGGGCCGTTCCATTGCCAGCGCTATAGGCCGTAAATACGTAAGACTGAGCCTTGGTGGCCTGCATGATGAAAGCGAGATCAGGGGCCATCGTAAAACATATATCGGCGCAATGCCCGGTCGTGTATTACAGTCCATCCGCAAAGTGAAAACTTCCAATCCTGTAATGATCCTCGACGAGATCGACAAGATCGGTAATGATCACCGCGGTGATCCAAGTTCTGCTATGCTGGAGGTACTGGACCCTGAACAGAACGGTACTTTTTACGATAACTACCTGGAGCTGGAGTACGACCTGAGCAAAGTACTGTTTATCGCTACCGCGAATAATATTAACGCGATCAGCCCCGCCCTGCGCGACAGGCTGGAGATCATCGATCTGAGTGGTTATTCCATAGAAGAGAAAGTGGAGATCGCCAAGCGTCACCTGATCCCTAAACAGAAGGATGCACATGGTCTGAAAACGCTGAAAATGCGTATCAGCAACAACATCATCGAAAGAGTGATCCAGGATTATACCCGTGAAAGCGGTGTCCGCGAGCTGGACAGGCAATTTGCCTCAATCATGCGTTCCATAGCCAAAGATGTGGCGCTGGAAGAGGAAATACCGGAAAGCCTGACAGAAGAGCATATCGAAAAGATACTGGGTAAGTCCCGCTATTCGAATGAGATCTATAAAGTGGGCAACCCGGCAGGTGTTGCTGTAGGATTGGCCTGGACCTATGTAGGGGGAGACATCCTTTTCATCGAGACCAGCCTGAGTGAAGGTAAAGGCGAGCTGAGACTGACCGGTAACCTGGGTAACGTCATGAAGGAATCTGTAAGCACTGCCCTGAGCTATCTGCATGCACATGCGAAGGAATTCAAGATAGATCCCAAACTGTTCACCCAACGCAATGTCCATGTACACGTTCCGGAAGGAGCTGTGCCCAAGGATGGTCCAAGCGCCGGTATCACGATGCTGACAGCATTGACCTCCGCGTTCACAGGCAGAAAGGTGAAATCCTACCTGGCTATGACAGGCGAGATCACCCTCCGCGGACAGGTACTACCGGTAGGAGGTATCAAGGAAAAGATACTGGCTGCCAAAAGAGCAGGTATTAAGGAAATTATCCTTTGCTGGCAGAACGAAAAGGATATCAAAGAAATAAACCCGGACTATATTAAAGGATTAAAGTTCCATTTTGTAAAAGAAATGAACCAAGTGATCGATATAGCGTTATTAAAGAAGTAA
- the porQ gene encoding type IX secretion system protein PorQ gives MRKNIIALLIVLPYLCLSMTTASAQVLGGKSVFSFLDLPVSPQIAALGGSNVSLQNNDIALSALNPSLLRESMHQHLEVNYTNYFAGVQYAHALFGYHLDRYATTLAGSVQYIDYGSVTQTDAAGNILGNFKPRDMAFQLTASRRYLERWYYGISIQYVQSSYLQYKASGLAVHVGLNYQDTARHWQAGLVVRNMGAQLKTYTKDNQEPLPFDLQIGISKKLENLPLQFSATIHHVHQFDVRYADPDFQEGTITYDGDTTTHNNTADKIFRHFILAAQWEIGRYIELTASYNHLRRQELGLPQQKGMSGCSGGIGIITRKIHLRYTRSWYQRSEALNQLGINVPLKEWRY, from the coding sequence ATGAGGAAAAACATCATTGCACTACTGATAGTGCTCCCATACCTCTGTCTTTCTATGACAACCGCCAGTGCCCAGGTATTGGGAGGTAAGAGCGTATTTTCCTTCCTCGATCTGCCTGTTTCTCCGCAAATAGCGGCCCTGGGCGGTTCCAATGTCAGTTTACAGAACAATGATATTGCACTGTCTGCATTGAATCCCTCATTACTGCGGGAAAGCATGCACCAGCATTTAGAGGTAAATTATACCAACTATTTCGCCGGCGTACAATATGCTCATGCGTTGTTTGGCTACCACCTGGATAGGTATGCCACTACACTTGCCGGCAGTGTGCAATACATTGACTATGGCAGTGTGACGCAGACAGATGCGGCAGGAAACATACTGGGAAATTTCAAGCCCCGGGATATGGCCTTTCAGCTGACGGCCTCCCGGAGATACCTTGAGCGTTGGTACTATGGTATCAGCATTCAGTATGTTCAATCGTCCTATCTGCAATATAAAGCCTCCGGACTGGCAGTGCATGTAGGATTGAACTACCAGGATACTGCCCGTCACTGGCAGGCCGGCCTGGTAGTACGTAACATGGGCGCACAACTAAAGACCTATACAAAAGACAACCAGGAGCCTTTACCTTTCGACCTGCAGATAGGCATTTCAAAAAAGCTGGAGAACCTACCCCTGCAATTCTCTGCTACGATACACCATGTACACCAGTTCGATGTGCGTTATGCCGATCCGGACTTCCAGGAAGGCACTATCACCTACGACGGAGACACTACTACGCATAACAATACGGCAGATAAGATCTTCCGTCACTTTATACTTGCCGCACAGTGGGAGATAGGCCGTTATATAGAGCTGACAGCTTCCTACAATCACCTCCGCAGACAAGAGTTAGGGTTACCACAACAAAAAGGCATGAGTGGTTGCTCAGGAGGGATCGGCATTATCACGCGCAAGATCCATTTAAGATATACACGCTCCTGGTACCAACGCAGCGAAGCTCTGAATCAGTTGGGTATCAATGTACCACTGAAGGAATGGAGGTATTAG
- a CDS encoding pyridoxine 5'-phosphate synthase, translated as MTKLSVNINKFATLRNARGGNMPDILKVAQDCERFGADGITVHPRPDERHIRYQDVRDLKPLVKTEFNIEGYPSKDFMDLVLSVKPHQATLVPDPPDAITSNTGWDTIKNQSFLREVIGTLKSAGIRVSIFLNAEVDKVEAAKTAGADRIELYTGPYAEEYERARTQPQNLQLFNDYKNTARAATAIGLDLNAGHDLNLDNLRFFKLHIPQLKEVSIGHALVCDALYFGLENTIQLYKRQLEE; from the coding sequence ATGACCAAGCTAAGCGTAAACATCAACAAATTTGCCACTCTTCGCAATGCACGTGGTGGTAATATGCCGGATATACTAAAAGTTGCGCAGGACTGCGAGCGTTTCGGCGCAGATGGTATTACCGTACATCCGAGACCGGATGAACGGCATATCCGCTACCAGGACGTAAGAGACCTGAAGCCGCTGGTGAAAACGGAATTCAACATTGAAGGATATCCTTCAAAAGACTTTATGGATCTTGTGCTGTCTGTAAAGCCACATCAGGCTACGCTGGTGCCCGATCCGCCTGATGCCATCACTTCCAATACCGGCTGGGATACCATTAAGAACCAGTCTTTCCTTCGTGAAGTGATCGGTACATTAAAATCTGCCGGTATCCGTGTGTCGATATTCCTGAACGCGGAAGTAGATAAAGTGGAAGCTGCGAAAACGGCTGGTGCAGATCGTATTGAACTCTATACCGGTCCTTACGCTGAAGAGTATGAACGTGCACGTACACAGCCACAGAATCTTCAGTTGTTCAATGACTATAAGAATACTGCCCGCGCTGCTACCGCAATAGGACTGGATCTTAATGCAGGTCACGATCTCAATCTTGATAACTTACGGTTCTTTAAGCTGCATATTCCCCAGTTGAAAGAAGTGTCTATCGGCCATGCGCTGGTGTGTGATGCGCTTTATTTCGGATTGGAGAATACGATACAGTTGTATAAGCGGCAGTTGGAAGAGTAA
- the ahcY gene encoding adenosylhomocysteinase, with protein MSTIANSNIDFTLAYKVKDMSLAEWGRKEIELAEAEMPGLMSLREEYGNSKPLQGARIAGCLHMTIQTAVLIETLVHLGAEVRWSSCNIFSTQDHAAAAIAAAGVPVFAWKGLNEKEFDWCIEQTLFFGSQDRPLNMILDDGGDLTNMVFDKYPELIQHVKGLSEETTTGVHRLYERMQHGTLPIPAININDSVTKSKFDNKYGCRESCVDAIRRATDVMIAGKVAVVAGFGDVGKGSAESLRGAGARVIVTEIDPICALQAAMEGYEVKKMSDAVKEADIIVTTTGCRDIITAEHFKLMKDKCIVSNIGHFDIEIDVAWLNKNYGNTKVEIKPQVDKYTIDGKDIILLAEGRLVNLGCATGHPSFVMSNSFTNQVLAQLELWQHTDKYENKVYVLPKHLDEKVARLHLKKIGVELDVLTPAQSTYLNIPVEGPFKPDYYRY; from the coding sequence ATGTCTACAATAGCTAATTCTAACATTGACTTTACCCTTGCTTACAAGGTAAAAGATATGTCTCTGGCCGAGTGGGGACGTAAGGAAATCGAACTTGCAGAAGCCGAGATGCCGGGTCTGATGTCCCTCAGGGAAGAATATGGCAATTCCAAGCCTTTACAGGGCGCGCGTATTGCCGGATGTCTGCACATGACCATCCAGACCGCCGTACTGATAGAAACCCTGGTTCACCTGGGTGCTGAAGTTCGCTGGAGCTCCTGCAACATCTTCTCTACCCAGGATCACGCTGCTGCTGCCATTGCTGCTGCCGGTGTGCCTGTGTTTGCCTGGAAAGGTCTGAATGAAAAGGAATTTGACTGGTGTATAGAACAAACCCTGTTCTTCGGTAGCCAGGACCGTCCATTGAACATGATCCTGGACGATGGTGGCGACCTGACCAACATGGTATTTGATAAATATCCTGAGCTGATCCAGCATGTGAAAGGTTTGAGTGAAGAAACCACTACCGGTGTTCACCGTCTGTATGAGCGTATGCAGCACGGTACTTTGCCTATTCCTGCTATCAACATCAATGACTCTGTTACCAAATCCAAATTTGATAACAAATACGGTTGCCGCGAATCCTGTGTAGACGCTATCCGTCGTGCTACAGATGTAATGATTGCCGGTAAGGTTGCTGTTGTTGCCGGTTTCGGTGACGTAGGTAAAGGTTCTGCAGAATCGCTGAGAGGTGCAGGCGCCCGTGTAATTGTTACAGAGATCGATCCTATCTGCGCACTGCAGGCCGCTATGGAAGGTTATGAAGTGAAGAAAATGAGCGATGCTGTGAAAGAAGCTGATATCATTGTAACCACTACCGGTTGCCGCGATATCATCACTGCTGAACATTTCAAACTGATGAAGGATAAATGTATCGTTTCCAACATCGGTCACTTCGATATCGAAATTGATGTTGCCTGGTTGAACAAGAACTACGGTAATACCAAAGTTGAGATCAAACCTCAGGTAGATAAATATACCATCGACGGTAAAGACATTATCCTGCTGGCTGAAGGCCGCCTGGTGAACCTGGGTTGCGCTACCGGTCACCCATCGTTCGTGATGAGTAACTCCTTCACCAACCAGGTACTGGCTCAGCTGGAACTGTGGCAGCATACAGACAAATACGAAAACAAAGTTTACGTACTGCCTAAGCACCTGGATGAGAAAGTTGCCCGTCTGCACCTGAAGAAGATCGGTGTGGAACTGGATGTGCTGACACCTGCACAATCAACCTACCTGAACATCCCTGTTGAAGGTCCGTTCAAACCAGATTACTACAGATACTAA